A region from the Algoriphagus machipongonensis genome encodes:
- a CDS encoding sterol desaturase family protein, with protein MNLSPVVIAIPIYFILMAIEMIALRFQKHPGYRLNDAITNINCGVISQVSGVFIKVLSIGIYTLIYENLSFFNIPSNFWTFCVLFFLYDFCYYWAHRMSHEINLFWGGHVVHHSSEEYNLSVALRQSSTQTFWTFFFYFPLAILGFDPVLLVLVSGINLLYQFWIHTEVIGKMGFFEKFMNTPSHHRVHHGRNPKYIDKNHGGTFIIFDKWFGTFQEEEETPTYGITTPVNSWNPIWVNLAHYVTMKEELKQIHGFSDKIKYLFNKPGWLPSYLGGYRAPKEIDASYQKFDTVVPSSINWYIFLQYGLLLILTGFFLFQINSFDWLAKVGVSLLIAWTTVSFSGIFEKRSWYFPQEFLRVILFSLVVFFLFESIIPQLILISSLGVYTFVSFLWLWKNHKLTSKISSASL; from the coding sequence ATGAACCTCAGTCCAGTAGTTATTGCCATCCCGATTTATTTCATCTTGATGGCAATAGAAATGATTGCCTTAAGATTTCAAAAACATCCAGGATATCGCCTGAATGATGCGATCACTAATATCAATTGTGGAGTGATCTCTCAAGTTTCTGGTGTGTTTATTAAAGTCCTTTCCATCGGAATTTACACTTTGATTTACGAAAACCTCTCATTTTTTAATATCCCTTCCAACTTTTGGACATTTTGTGTCTTATTTTTCCTTTATGACTTCTGTTATTATTGGGCACATCGCATGAGTCATGAAATAAACCTCTTTTGGGGCGGTCATGTGGTACATCATTCTAGCGAAGAATATAACCTTTCGGTAGCATTACGTCAGAGCAGCACACAAACCTTCTGGACCTTTTTCTTCTATTTCCCGCTTGCTATTTTAGGGTTTGACCCTGTCCTTTTGGTTCTGGTTTCAGGAATCAATTTACTTTATCAATTCTGGATACATACCGAGGTGATTGGTAAGATGGGATTTTTTGAAAAGTTCATGAATACTCCCTCCCATCACCGTGTACATCACGGAAGAAATCCAAAATACATCGATAAAAACCATGGTGGAACATTCATCATTTTCGATAAGTGGTTTGGGACATTTCAAGAAGAGGAAGAAACACCTACTTATGGCATAACCACACCTGTTAATAGCTGGAATCCTATTTGGGTGAATCTAGCTCATTATGTTACGATGAAGGAAGAGCTAAAGCAAATTCACGGGTTTTCTGACAAAATAAAATATCTCTTTAACAAGCCTGGCTGGCTTCCTTCTTACCTTGGCGGGTACAGAGCTCCTAAGGAAATCGACGCATCTTATCAGAAGTTTGACACAGTAGTTCCTTCTTCCATCAACTGGTACATATTTCTTCAGTATGGTTTATTATTGATTCTGACAGGCTTTTTCTTGTTCCAAATCAATTCCTTTGATTGGTTAGCGAAAGTTGGTGTCAGCTTACTGATCGCATGGACCACCGTGAGCTTTTCTGGAATTTTCGAAAAAAGATCCTGGTATTTTCCTCAGGAATTCTTGAGAGTTATCTTGTTTTCTTTGGTTGTTTTTTTCCTTTTTGAATCAATTATTCCTCAACTAATCCTGATTTCTAGCCTAGGAGTTTATACTTTTGTATCCTTTCTATGGCTATGGAAAAACCATAAGCTTACTTCTAAAATATCCTCGGCTTCCTTATAA
- a CDS encoding DNA topoisomerase IV subunit B — translation MANPVQYTEDSIRSLDWREHIRLRPGMYIGKLGDGSAQDDGIYVLVKEVLDNSIDEHMMGYGRTIEVKISEHKVEIRDYGRGIPLGKVIDCVSKINTGGKYDSGAFQKSVGLNGVGTKAVNALSDFFKVQAYRDGQTKVAEFEKGVLTNDPPVTKSSDRNGTKVVFSPDASIFKNYHFIPDYLENQIWNYAYLNAGLTINFNGKKYFSDKGLYDLLSNKVDEESARYPIIHLKGNDIEVAITHSNQYGEEYYSFVNGQYTTQGGTHLSAFRESIVKTVREFFKKDYDASDIRQSVVASIAVRVQEPVFESQTKTKLGSHSVGPDGPTLRTFVNDFIKVELDNYLHKNPAVADALLKRILQSERERKEISGIKKLANERAKKANLHNKKLRDCRVHYDDAKADEDKKNNTMLFITEGDSASGSITKSRDVQTQAVFSLRGKPLNCYSMTKKVVYENEEFNLLQHALNIEDGIENLRYRKIVIATDADVDGMHIRLLIMTYFLQFFPDLVKNGHLFILDTPLFRVRNKKETIYCYSDEERQRAIHKLGSKPEITRFKGLGEISPEEFGNFIGEDIRLEPIILNKETKIADLLGFYMGKNTPNRQQFIIKNLKIEKDLALDETKAKEENDEEAA, via the coding sequence ATGGCGAATCCAGTACAATATACAGAAGACAGTATCAGATCACTCGATTGGAGAGAACATATCCGTTTAAGACCGGGGATGTATATCGGAAAGTTGGGAGATGGAAGTGCTCAAGATGATGGGATATATGTCTTGGTAAAAGAAGTTCTTGATAATTCCATCGATGAACACATGATGGGATATGGACGAACGATTGAAGTAAAAATTTCAGAACACAAAGTAGAAATTCGGGATTATGGTCGTGGAATTCCTTTAGGGAAAGTAATCGACTGTGTTTCCAAAATAAATACCGGAGGTAAATACGATTCCGGAGCCTTTCAAAAGTCTGTAGGTTTGAATGGAGTCGGTACTAAAGCAGTTAATGCCTTATCTGATTTCTTTAAAGTTCAGGCTTATAGAGATGGCCAAACGAAAGTGGCAGAGTTTGAAAAAGGTGTACTAACCAATGATCCGCCTGTTACCAAATCCTCTGATAGAAACGGAACGAAAGTCGTTTTCTCCCCCGATGCAAGTATTTTCAAAAACTATCATTTTATTCCAGATTATCTCGAAAATCAAATTTGGAATTATGCCTATCTAAATGCGGGATTAACGATTAATTTTAACGGCAAGAAATACTTTTCAGATAAAGGACTTTACGATCTTTTATCCAATAAAGTAGATGAAGAATCAGCTCGCTATCCTATTATTCACTTAAAAGGAAATGATATTGAGGTAGCGATAACTCACTCCAATCAATATGGGGAAGAGTATTACTCATTTGTCAATGGTCAGTATACTACCCAAGGTGGAACTCACCTTTCGGCTTTTAGGGAGTCTATTGTAAAGACTGTTCGAGAGTTTTTCAAAAAGGATTATGATGCTTCTGATATCAGACAGTCAGTAGTTGCTTCGATTGCAGTTCGAGTTCAGGAACCCGTGTTTGAATCTCAGACAAAGACCAAATTGGGATCGCATTCCGTAGGCCCAGATGGACCGACTTTACGAACTTTTGTAAATGATTTTATCAAAGTAGAACTTGACAATTACCTACATAAAAATCCTGCGGTTGCTGATGCTTTATTGAAAAGAATTCTTCAATCAGAGCGGGAAAGAAAAGAGATATCTGGCATTAAAAAGCTTGCCAATGAGCGGGCAAAAAAAGCTAATCTTCATAACAAGAAGTTGAGGGACTGCCGAGTACATTATGATGATGCCAAAGCAGATGAGGATAAGAAGAACAACACGATGCTGTTTATAACGGAAGGTGATTCTGCCTCAGGCTCTATTACCAAATCACGTGATGTTCAGACACAAGCTGTATTCTCCTTAAGAGGAAAGCCATTGAATTGTTATTCCATGACCAAGAAGGTGGTCTATGAAAACGAAGAGTTTAACCTACTTCAGCATGCTTTAAACATTGAAGATGGCATAGAAAATCTGAGGTATAGAAAGATTGTCATTGCCACTGATGCCGATGTGGATGGAATGCACATTAGGTTATTGATCATGACCTACTTTTTGCAGTTTTTTCCAGACTTGGTAAAGAATGGTCACTTATTCATTTTGGACACACCATTATTCAGGGTTAGGAATAAGAAAGAAACAATCTATTGCTACTCTGATGAAGAGCGCCAAAGAGCGATCCATAAATTAGGTTCCAAACCAGAAATAACCCGATTTAAAGGATTGGGAGAAATCTCGCCTGAGGAATTTGGTAATTTTATTGGAGAGGACATTCGTCTGGAACCCATCATTCTAAACAAGGAAACCAAAATTGCAGATCTATTAGGGTTTTACATGGGTAAAAACACACCTAATCGTCAGCAATTTATTATTAAGAACTTGAAGATTGAGAAGGATCTAGCCCTTGATGAGACCAAAGCCAAGGAAGAAAATGACGAGGAGGCTGCCTAA
- a CDS encoding DNA gyrase/topoisomerase IV subunit A, whose translation MSEENDLPKNGDDNLHDTVPVSGMYKDWFLDYASYVILERAVPAIEDGLKPVQRRIMHAMKEMDDGRFNKVANIIGQSMQYHPHGDASIGDAIVNLGQKDLLIETQGNWGDIRTGDRAAAARYIEARLSKFALEVVFNPQTTEWQLSYDGRKREPITLPVKFPLLLAQGVEGIAVGLSTKILPHNFCELIEGSIEILKGNKTNVLPDFLTGGLADFSEYNGGQRGGKVKVRAKIEEEDSKTILIKEIPFGTTTDSLIDSILKANDKGKIKIKKVVDNTAKDVEIAVHLAPGISPDVTIDALYAFTDCEVSISPNACVIIDEKPVFLDVNDILTYNTKQTRALLKKELEIRKAELMEKLLFSSLEKIFIENRIYRDIEECTTWQEVLEAIDKGLDPYKPDFYREIVEEDLVKLTEIRIKRISKFDSFKADELMKRLQDELKEVNYNLRHLTDYAIKYYESLLTKYGKGKERKTEIRAFDTIQASVVAANNAKLYVNRKDGFVGTSLKKDEFVCDCSDLDDIIVIRKDGICMVSKIQEKNFMGKDILHVAVFRKGDERMVYNLIYLDGGTGRAMVKRFQVLAVTRDKEYNLTKGSKGSKTLYLTANSNGEAEIVTVYLTQGAKARVKVFDFDFATIDIKGRGAGGNILTKYPIRKIQLKMEGVSTLGGLDIYYDDIVGRLNTEERGRLIGNFLGDDQVLVCYKSGEYELTSFELTNRYDPADVLLIEKFNSDKVISAIYYDGSSKAYYIKRFQIETTSMNKKFLFITDHKQSYLKLVSTEKQPQVSATLIKGKDKEEEEMEYDLDMLIDVKGWKAMGNKLSTHPIKELQLIESKESKCETKTQEEGEDDGVEVGKTIDLSVKKDEDDEEQLGLF comes from the coding sequence ATGAGTGAAGAAAACGATTTGCCAAAAAACGGAGACGATAATTTACATGATACTGTGCCGGTATCGGGAATGTATAAGGATTGGTTTCTGGATTATGCTTCCTATGTAATTCTAGAGCGTGCTGTGCCTGCGATTGAAGATGGCCTGAAACCTGTTCAAAGAAGGATCATGCATGCCATGAAGGAAATGGACGATGGACGTTTCAATAAGGTGGCAAATATCATTGGTCAATCCATGCAATATCACCCTCATGGTGATGCTTCTATTGGAGATGCGATTGTCAATTTAGGTCAGAAAGATTTACTAATAGAAACCCAAGGAAACTGGGGTGATATCCGAACTGGAGATAGAGCAGCAGCAGCAAGATATATTGAAGCTAGACTTTCCAAGTTTGCCTTGGAGGTTGTCTTTAACCCTCAAACCACGGAATGGCAACTATCCTATGATGGGAGAAAAAGAGAGCCGATTACCCTTCCAGTAAAATTCCCTTTACTTCTTGCCCAAGGCGTGGAAGGAATCGCGGTAGGTCTATCAACGAAAATTCTTCCTCATAATTTCTGCGAATTAATTGAAGGATCAATAGAGATCTTAAAAGGAAATAAAACCAATGTCTTACCTGATTTCTTAACTGGAGGCCTTGCTGATTTTTCTGAATACAATGGAGGACAAAGGGGAGGTAAGGTTAAGGTTAGAGCAAAGATTGAGGAAGAGGATAGTAAAACTATATTAATCAAAGAGATACCGTTTGGTACAACCACCGATTCTTTGATAGATTCGATCTTGAAAGCCAATGATAAAGGCAAAATAAAGATCAAAAAAGTTGTAGATAATACTGCCAAGGATGTTGAGATTGCAGTTCATCTAGCACCCGGAATTTCTCCTGATGTGACGATAGATGCACTTTATGCTTTCACTGATTGTGAAGTATCTATTTCTCCCAATGCCTGTGTTATTATAGATGAGAAACCAGTATTTCTGGATGTCAACGACATTCTTACTTACAACACCAAGCAGACCAGGGCGCTTTTAAAGAAAGAGTTGGAAATCCGAAAGGCAGAGTTGATGGAGAAGTTACTCTTTTCTTCTCTGGAGAAGATTTTCATTGAGAACAGGATTTACCGAGATATAGAAGAATGTACCACCTGGCAGGAGGTATTAGAGGCGATTGATAAAGGTTTGGATCCTTATAAACCTGATTTTTATAGAGAAATCGTTGAGGAAGATTTGGTGAAGTTGACAGAGATTAGGATCAAGAGGATCTCGAAGTTTGACTCCTTTAAAGCTGATGAGTTAATGAAAAGGCTTCAGGATGAGTTGAAAGAAGTCAACTACAACCTGAGACACTTGACCGATTATGCGATAAAATATTACGAGTCATTATTGACGAAATATGGCAAAGGAAAGGAAAGAAAAACTGAGATTCGTGCATTTGACACCATTCAAGCTTCTGTCGTAGCGGCTAATAATGCCAAATTATACGTTAATCGTAAAGATGGATTTGTTGGAACTTCATTAAAGAAGGATGAGTTTGTATGCGATTGTTCTGACTTAGATGATATCATTGTCATCAGGAAAGATGGTATCTGTATGGTTTCCAAGATTCAGGAGAAAAACTTCATGGGCAAGGATATCTTGCATGTGGCGGTTTTTAGAAAGGGTGATGAACGAATGGTTTATAACCTTATTTACTTGGATGGAGGTACTGGAAGAGCGATGGTCAAGAGATTTCAGGTGTTAGCTGTTACTCGAGATAAAGAATATAACCTTACCAAAGGATCCAAAGGCTCTAAAACTCTTTACTTAACCGCAAACTCTAATGGTGAAGCTGAGATAGTCACCGTTTACCTCACTCAGGGAGCAAAAGCCAGAGTCAAAGTTTTTGATTTTGATTTTGCTACCATAGATATCAAAGGAAGAGGGGCAGGAGGAAACATTCTCACCAAATACCCAATCAGGAAAATTCAGCTTAAAATGGAAGGTGTTTCCACTTTGGGTGGCTTGGATATTTACTATGATGACATCGTTGGTAGACTGAATACAGAAGAAAGAGGCAGATTGATAGGTAATTTCTTAGGAGATGATCAGGTCTTGGTTTGTTACAAAAGTGGGGAATACGAGTTGACAAGCTTTGAATTAACAAATCGATATGATCCTGCAGATGTTTTATTGATTGAGAAATTTAATTCAGATAAAGTTATTTCGGCGATTTATTACGATGGTAGTAGCAAGGCTTATTATATCAAGCGATTCCAGATAGAGACAACATCAATGAATAAGAAATTCCTGTTTATCACAGATCATAAGCAGTCTTATTTGAAACTTGTTTCTACTGAGAAACAACCGCAGGTCTCAGCAACTTTGATTAAGGGGAAAGATAAGGAAGAAGAGGAGATGGAGTACGATTTGGATATGCTGATTGATGTTAAGGGATGGAAAGCCATGGGTAACAAATTAAGTACGCATCCTATAAAAGAGCTTCAATTGATCGAATCCAAGGAGTCAAAGTGTGAAACCAAAACTCAAGAAGAAGGTGAAGATGATGGGGTTGAAGTAGGAAAAACTATTGACCTTTCTGTGAAAAAAGACGAGGATGATGAGGAACAATTAGGCTTGTTTTAA
- a CDS encoding TrmH family RNA methyltransferase, with translation MNKEGLDHIDQGLIDYLAQYITAHKMQVMEKVLAQRTRHFTVVLENIYKPHNASAVLRTCDCFGIQDVHIIEKTREYKVNPFVTRGASQWLTLHKYFQPEEPENAVINCFSSLKSNGFKIYGTSPDPQTRPIQDLDPNEKIALVFGNEHEGISNEVKNAADGLVHIPMRGFTESFNISVAASLFLQNLVQKASDYVIPDYNLTEVEKQELRLTWYRSIVKNSDIHEKKYRDGKE, from the coding sequence ATGAATAAAGAGGGTTTAGACCATATTGACCAAGGATTAATTGATTATTTGGCTCAGTATATCACAGCGCATAAGATGCAGGTGATGGAGAAAGTCTTAGCCCAAAGAACCCGTCATTTTACTGTTGTCCTGGAAAATATCTATAAACCTCATAACGCAAGTGCGGTACTTCGTACTTGCGATTGTTTTGGGATTCAGGATGTTCATATCATTGAAAAAACCAGAGAGTACAAAGTCAATCCTTTTGTAACAAGGGGAGCTTCTCAATGGCTTACTTTACATAAATATTTTCAGCCGGAAGAACCTGAAAACGCGGTGATAAATTGCTTTTCAAGCTTAAAAAGCAATGGTTTTAAGATTTATGGGACAAGTCCTGATCCTCAAACTAGGCCTATTCAGGATTTAGACCCAAATGAAAAAATTGCCTTGGTATTTGGCAATGAACACGAAGGGATTAGCAATGAAGTGAAAAATGCAGCCGATGGCTTGGTACATATCCCTATGAGAGGATTTACTGAAAGTTTTAATATTTCTGTAGCTGCTTCACTTTTTTTACAGAACCTGGTTCAAAAGGCAAGTGATTATGTGATTCCGGATTACAATTTGACGGAAGTTGAGAAGCAAGAGCTTCGATTAACCTGGTATAGGTCAATTGTGAAAAACTCAGATATTCATGAGAAGAAATATCGTGATGGAAAAGAGTGA
- a CDS encoding peptidylprolyl isomerase, translating into MRTAEIITEKGTMKVEFYDNDAPIAVQNFIDLSNKGFYDGLTFHRVIPNFVIQGGCPKGTGAGGPGYTIKCELDGDNQYHDRGVLSMAHAGRNTGGSQFFICHSRDNTSHLDRNHTCFGKVVEGLEVIDDIRAGDKIEKIVVSE; encoded by the coding sequence ATGAGAACAGCAGAGATTATAACTGAAAAAGGAACAATGAAGGTGGAGTTTTATGATAATGATGCTCCTATCGCAGTTCAAAACTTTATAGATCTATCAAATAAGGGTTTTTATGATGGACTTACTTTCCACCGTGTGATTCCTAATTTTGTGATCCAAGGTGGATGTCCAAAAGGAACCGGAGCTGGTGGCCCAGGATATACAATTAAGTGTGAATTGGATGGTGACAACCAATATCATGACAGAGGAGTGCTTTCAATGGCACATGCTGGTAGAAATACTGGGGGATCCCAATTTTTCATCTGCCACAGCAGAGATAACACCTCACATTTAGATAGAAATCACACTTGCTTTGGAAAGGTGGTCGAAGGCTTAGAGGTAATTGACGATATTCGAGCTGGAGATAAGATAGAAAAGATAGTAGTTAGTGAATAA
- the pckA gene encoding phosphoenolpyruvate carboxykinase (ATP), translating to MLNSLLENPKLKDPPLEFKTTGKVYYNLPPAALVEHSLKRNEGYLTSTGALMADTGKFTGRSPKDRFIVKDEKTKDTVWWGDINIPFDSNQFDLLEKKMLVFLQDKDLFIRDAYAGADKNHRLKIRIFNSLAWHNLFCYNMFLRPDEQELNDFEPDFKIICIPEFQANPATDGTSNANFAILNLSKRTILIGGTAYAGEMKKGIFSVLNYLLPEEKNILSMHCSANIGKNGDTAIFFGLSGTGKTTLSADPNRSLIGDDEHAWTDQGVFNFEGGCYAKVVDLKEEKEPEIWNAIKFGSIVENTRFKKDSREVDFANKSVTENTRTAYPIHFIPNAIVPSIGGIPKNIFFLTADAFGVIPPISKLNKSQAMYHFISGYTAKVAGTEIGITEPKLTFSACFGAAFLPLHPTKYATLFGEKMEENDVNVWLINTGWTGGPYGVGSRMKLAYTRATITAALEGKLDQCEYKEHPKFGFQVPQSCDGVPSKVLNPRDTWDDPEAYDHQNQKLAEAFTKNFEKFKAGSSKDILKGAPKV from the coding sequence ATGTTGAATTCCCTTCTGGAAAACCCAAAATTGAAGGATCCACCACTGGAATTTAAAACAACAGGTAAAGTTTACTATAACTTACCTCCAGCTGCTCTGGTAGAGCATTCATTGAAAAGAAATGAAGGTTATTTGACTTCCACAGGTGCGTTAATGGCTGATACTGGAAAATTTACAGGAAGATCGCCTAAGGACCGGTTCATCGTCAAAGATGAAAAAACAAAAGATACTGTTTGGTGGGGAGATATCAATATCCCTTTTGACTCCAATCAATTCGATCTTTTAGAGAAAAAAATGTTAGTCTTCCTGCAAGACAAGGACTTGTTTATCAGAGATGCTTATGCAGGAGCCGATAAAAATCATCGGCTAAAAATCAGAATCTTTAACAGCTTGGCTTGGCACAATCTGTTTTGTTATAACATGTTTTTAAGACCTGATGAGCAAGAATTAAATGACTTTGAGCCTGATTTCAAAATCATTTGCATTCCTGAGTTTCAGGCAAACCCAGCAACAGATGGTACCAGCAACGCAAATTTCGCTATTCTAAACCTGAGTAAAAGAACCATTCTCATTGGTGGAACAGCCTATGCTGGAGAAATGAAAAAAGGAATTTTCTCTGTTCTTAACTATCTATTGCCAGAGGAAAAAAACATTCTTTCAATGCATTGTTCGGCCAACATCGGAAAGAATGGTGATACAGCAATTTTCTTTGGTTTATCGGGGACAGGTAAAACCACTTTATCAGCAGATCCAAATAGGAGCTTGATTGGTGATGATGAACATGCTTGGACAGATCAAGGGGTATTCAATTTTGAAGGTGGATGCTATGCCAAAGTGGTAGACTTAAAAGAAGAGAAAGAGCCTGAGATTTGGAACGCCATAAAATTTGGCTCTATCGTGGAAAACACACGGTTTAAGAAGGACAGCCGCGAGGTAGATTTTGCTAATAAATCAGTAACAGAAAACACCAGAACAGCCTATCCAATCCATTTTATTCCAAATGCAATCGTCCCTTCTATCGGAGGAATTCCCAAAAACATTTTCTTCCTAACAGCAGATGCATTTGGGGTCATCCCTCCTATTTCTAAACTGAATAAAAGCCAGGCGATGTATCACTTTATATCAGGCTACACTGCGAAAGTTGCCGGAACAGAAATTGGTATTACTGAACCTAAACTGACTTTTTCCGCCTGTTTTGGGGCAGCTTTTCTTCCCTTACATCCGACAAAATACGCGACTCTGTTTGGCGAAAAAATGGAGGAAAACGATGTCAACGTATGGTTAATTAATACAGGATGGACAGGAGGACCTTATGGCGTAGGTTCTAGAATGAAACTTGCCTATACCAGAGCAACAATTACAGCTGCATTAGAGGGAAAGCTAGACCAATGTGAATATAAAGAGCATCCAAAGTTTGGGTTTCAAGTCCCCCAATCCTGTGATGGAGTGCCTAGTAAAGTCTTAAACCCAAGAGATACTTGGGATGATCCTGAAGCCTATGATCATCAAAATCAGAAACTTGCAGAGGCATTTACCAAGAATTTTGAAAAATTCAAAGCTGGTTCCTCTAAGGATATACTAAAAGGTGCTCCCAAAGTATAA
- a CDS encoding peptide MFS transporter, producing the protein MTLFFTEMWERFSYYGMRALLILFMTKTIVDGGLGFDDTTSGAIYGLYTMGVYLLALPGGWLADRLFGLKKSVWYGGIIITLGHFMMAVPGVIALLEGNHAPKTELSTIDTSTFFLGLILIVIGTGLLKPNISSIVGQLYPKGSSKRDAGFSIFYMGINLGGFIAPIACGTLATYDMHLGFGLAGFGMLLGLFQYKLTAKNIEGYGEPPVVETPSEIESQKKLKTSVTWISVGLVALIAVLFMGVVPINVSAIASASGTVIALVAFGYLGYVIAFGGLSKSDKNKVGVIAILFLFSAMFWSGFEQAGSTLNLFGERFTDRTVLGWEIPASYFQSINSLFIIIFAPFFGALWVWLGRRNLEPSSPLKFTFGLLLLGLGFFVMYFAAKIAASGDLAAPTWLIFTYMLHTFGELSLSPVGLSLVTKLAPNGYGGQMMGIWFLSVALGNLIAGLIAGEASGGTDEALASMPDQYMLIVYTVVGSAVLLFLLKPVIRKMMGEVH; encoded by the coding sequence ATGACCTTATTTTTTACAGAAATGTGGGAGCGCTTTAGCTATTATGGCATGAGAGCTTTGCTCATTCTTTTCATGACAAAAACAATTGTGGATGGAGGTTTAGGTTTTGATGACACCACATCCGGCGCAATTTATGGACTTTATACAATGGGCGTTTACTTGTTGGCACTACCTGGTGGTTGGCTTGCAGATCGTTTATTTGGTTTGAAAAAGTCAGTTTGGTACGGTGGTATTATCATTACCCTAGGTCACTTCATGATGGCAGTTCCCGGTGTGATAGCTTTATTGGAAGGAAACCATGCTCCTAAAACAGAATTAAGCACCATTGATACCTCTACCTTCTTTTTAGGTTTGATTTTAATTGTAATTGGTACCGGTTTATTAAAGCCAAATATTAGCTCTATAGTAGGGCAGTTATACCCAAAAGGAAGTTCTAAAAGAGATGCTGGTTTTTCTATTTTCTATATGGGAATTAACCTTGGAGGTTTTATTGCACCGATTGCTTGCGGTACCTTGGCAACCTATGATATGCACTTAGGTTTTGGACTTGCGGGTTTTGGAATGCTATTAGGCTTATTTCAATATAAACTAACTGCCAAAAATATCGAAGGTTATGGTGAACCACCTGTAGTGGAAACACCTTCCGAAATAGAAAGCCAGAAAAAGTTAAAGACCTCAGTAACCTGGATCTCTGTTGGATTGGTAGCATTAATTGCTGTTTTGTTTATGGGGGTTGTTCCAATAAATGTATCGGCAATAGCAAGTGCATCAGGAACGGTCATTGCATTAGTTGCCTTTGGATACCTTGGCTATGTCATTGCTTTTGGAGGTTTATCTAAATCAGATAAAAATAAAGTAGGAGTAATTGCCATTCTTTTTCTATTCTCTGCGATGTTCTGGTCTGGATTCGAACAAGCAGGTTCAACTTTGAATTTGTTTGGAGAGCGATTTACCGATAGAACAGTTTTAGGTTGGGAGATACCAGCTAGTTATTTCCAGTCCATTAACTCTTTATTCATTATCATTTTTGCACCATTCTTTGGGGCACTTTGGGTATGGCTAGGAAGAAGAAATCTTGAGCCTAGCTCACCTCTTAAATTCACCTTTGGTCTACTTTTATTGGGATTAGGCTTTTTCGTGATGTACTTCGCAGCTAAAATTGCTGCCTCAGGCGATTTAGCGGCTCCTACATGGTTAATCTTTACTTATATGCTCCATACCTTCGGAGAATTGAGTTTGTCTCCTGTGGGCTTAAGTCTTGTTACAAAGCTTGCTCCAAATGGATACGGTGGACAAATGATGGGGATTTGGTTCCTTTCAGTTGCCCTGGGTAACCTGATTGCAGGATTAATTGCTGGTGAAGCAAGTGGTGGTACTGATGAAGCATTGGCAAGTATGCCTGATCAATATATGCTCATCGTTTACACCGTCGTTGGTTCGGCAGTTTTACTGTTCTTACTGAAGCCAGTTATCAGAAAGATGATGGGAGAAGTTCATTAA